From a region of the Fischerella sp. JS2 genome:
- a CDS encoding chemotaxis protein CheW: protein MKTMQNQSKVEKIITFTVADYCLALPINAVLKVVNCPLKDNHKLSKMGLIQIGRNIIRILNLHQHLGIENVHQLLESQSFLLITSIFQGEICGILIYEPPDLLELPLEMMQPLSQSYYQSSLLEIVSHAIVVSQEKVTKTIFLLDMQQILKCC, encoded by the coding sequence ATGAAAACCATGCAAAACCAGTCCAAAGTAGAAAAAATTATTACATTTACAGTGGCAGATTACTGCTTGGCGTTACCAATCAATGCTGTATTAAAAGTTGTGAATTGCCCTCTTAAAGATAATCACAAACTCAGCAAAATGGGACTAATCCAGATTGGTCGTAATATAATTCGGATTTTAAATTTACATCAGCACTTAGGCATAGAGAATGTGCATCAATTACTAGAAAGCCAATCTTTTTTATTGATTACATCCATTTTTCAAGGTGAAATCTGCGGAATTCTCATATATGAACCTCCCGATTTACTCGAGTTGCCCTTAGAAATGATGCAACCACTATCACAGTCTTACTATCAGTCTAGTTTGCTGGAAATTGTTAGTCACGCCATTGTAGTTTCACAAGAAAAAGTTACAAAAACTATCTTTTTATTGGACATGCAACAAATTTTGAAATGCTGTTAA
- a CDS encoding Npun_F5749 family FMN-dependent PPOX-type flavoprotein, with protein MSIAPWRNAIARALHRNRSLVYARYLQLATVRADGRPANRTVVFRGFLEDTNKLKFITDDRSEKMNQIQQQPWAEVCWYFPSTREQFRISGCLTLVGWDNFDPMLQQARTTTWQELSDAARIQFAWPHPGKPRRMEEQKTFVLPQPDPMQALANFCLLLLDPVKVDHLELRGEPQNRWLYCYDDQQKEWSIQAINP; from the coding sequence ATGTCTATTGCTCCTTGGCGAAATGCGATCGCACGTGCTCTTCATCGCAACCGTAGCCTAGTTTATGCTCGTTATTTACAACTAGCAACGGTAAGAGCTGATGGTCGTCCTGCAAATCGTACTGTGGTATTCCGTGGTTTTTTAGAAGATACTAATAAGCTCAAATTTATCACTGATGACCGTAGTGAAAAAATGAACCAAATTCAACAACAACCTTGGGCAGAAGTTTGTTGGTATTTTCCTAGCACACGCGAACAATTTCGCATAAGTGGCTGTTTAACTCTGGTGGGATGGGATAATTTTGACCCAATGTTACAACAAGCCCGCACTACAACTTGGCAAGAACTTAGTGATGCTGCACGTATACAGTTTGCTTGGCCTCATCCTGGTAAACCCAGGAGAATGGAAGAACAAAAAACCTTTGTTTTGCCACAACCTGATCCGATGCAGGCGCTAGCAAATTTTTGTCTGTTGCTACTCGATCCAGTTAAGGTAGACCACTTAGAATTGCGTGGTGAACCACAAAATCGCTGGCTTTATTGTTACGATGACCAGCAGAAAGAGTGGTCTATCCAAGCTATTAATCCCTAG
- a CDS encoding alpha/beta hydrolase, with the protein MSVLEANWKNDYITTNGIRLHYITQGEGPLMLMLHGFPEFWYSWRYQIPEFAKYFKVVAVDLRGYNDSEKPKDQSAYVMDEFIKDIQGVIKGLGYEKCILVGHDWGGAIAWCFAYAHPEMVERLIVLNIAHPAKLSEGLRTPSQLLKSSYMFLFQLPWLPEFLIQSLDYQLLENAFKGMAVNKNAFIEADIEAYKNAAAKRGALTAMLNYYRNIFQGQMFNKSWGILEVPTLMIWGEKDTAQGKELTYGTEAYVRDLQIKYIPDCSHWVQQEQPELVNQYMQEYLGL; encoded by the coding sequence ATGTCTGTGCTGGAAGCTAACTGGAAGAACGATTATATTACTACTAATGGAATTAGGCTGCATTATATTACACAAGGAGAAGGGCCATTGATGTTGATGCTGCATGGCTTTCCTGAGTTTTGGTATTCGTGGCGTTATCAAATTCCGGAGTTTGCTAAATATTTTAAAGTTGTGGCTGTAGATTTGCGCGGGTACAATGACAGCGAAAAACCAAAAGATCAATCTGCCTATGTAATGGATGAATTTATTAAAGATATTCAGGGAGTAATTAAGGGATTAGGATACGAAAAGTGTATTTTGGTTGGTCATGATTGGGGTGGTGCGATCGCTTGGTGTTTTGCCTATGCTCATCCAGAAATGGTAGAGCGACTAATTGTACTAAATATTGCTCATCCAGCTAAGTTGAGTGAAGGGTTACGTACACCCAGTCAATTGCTCAAAAGCTCTTATATGTTTTTATTTCAACTGCCTTGGCTACCAGAATTCCTGATTCAATCCTTGGATTATCAACTACTTGAAAATGCTTTTAAAGGCATGGCAGTTAATAAAAATGCTTTTATTGAAGCTGATATTGAAGCTTATAAAAATGCTGCTGCTAAACGCGGAGCCTTGACAGCGATGTTGAATTATTACCGCAATATTTTTCAAGGTCAAATGTTTAATAAAAGTTGGGGAATTTTAGAAGTTCCAACATTAATGATTTGGGGTGAAAAAGATACTGCACAAGGGAAAGAACTCACTTACGGTACAGAAGCTTATGTGAGGGATTTGCAAATTAAATATATTCCCGATTGTAGTCACTGGGTACAGCAGGAACAACCGGAATTAGTAAATCAATATATGCAGGAGTATTTGGGGCTTTAA
- a CDS encoding DUF1206 domain-containing protein, whose translation MTRQLIHHPSSWIERLARFGYISKGVVYAIVGFLALQAAVGSGGKTTDSQGALQTIVKQPFGQILLALIAIGLLGYVIWRFVEAIKDPQNKGTDAKGLAQRFSYIINGLIYAGLAFTAIKLALGTGGNSNTNSTQDWTARILSQPFGRWLIGTVGVLIIGFAFYQFYQAFSNKIRKRLNLTELSNAERKWVMTICRFGVAARGVVFCIIGWFLIQAATQYDPTHAGGLDQALQTLAQQPYGSWLLGIVALGLIAYGVYMVVQARYSQLGTN comes from the coding sequence ATGACACGGCAACTCATACACCATCCATCATCTTGGATTGAGCGACTAGCTAGATTTGGTTATATATCTAAAGGAGTAGTATACGCCATTGTTGGATTCTTAGCATTGCAAGCAGCAGTAGGAAGCGGTGGAAAAACCACAGATTCTCAGGGCGCTCTCCAAACAATAGTCAAACAGCCATTTGGTCAAATTTTACTAGCTTTAATAGCGATCGGCTTACTTGGATATGTGATTTGGCGTTTTGTAGAAGCCATCAAAGATCCACAAAATAAAGGGACAGATGCCAAAGGACTAGCCCAAAGATTCAGTTATATAATTAACGGTTTAATCTACGCTGGTTTAGCTTTCACCGCAATAAAACTTGCTCTAGGAACTGGTGGGAATAGTAATACTAACTCTACACAAGATTGGACTGCACGTATACTTTCTCAACCCTTTGGTCGATGGCTAATTGGTACTGTAGGAGTATTAATAATTGGTTTTGCTTTTTATCAGTTTTATCAAGCTTTTAGTAATAAAATTCGTAAAAGATTAAACTTAACAGAATTGAGTAATGCAGAACGCAAATGGGTAATGACAATTTGCAGATTTGGCGTAGCTGCCCGGGGTGTAGTATTCTGCATAATTGGCTGGTTTTTAATTCAAGCAGCAACTCAGTATGATCCAACTCACGCAGGAGGTTTAGACCAAGCATTACAGACCCTAGCGCAACAACCTTACGGGTCTTGGCTTCTAGGTATTGTGGCATTGGGTTTGATTGCTTATGGCGTATATATGGTAGTTCAAGCACGGTATAGTCAGCTAGGAACGAATTAG
- a CDS encoding glycoside hydrolase family 10 protein yields the protein MTIIETRGVWLTTTDSKVLHSQEGIAEAMDFLAETGFNVVFPVVWGKGATLYPSQVMRQNFGMEIDPSFLGRDPLAEVVSAAHRVGLKVIPWFEYGFASSYNMNGGQLLAKKPEWAARDCKGNLLKKNGFEWLNSLNPEVQNFMLSLILEVTRNYEVDGIQGDDRLPALPCEGGYDQITVERYHQQLGKNPPQNYKDYQWLKWRADILTEFLARLYQSVKAINPNLIVSMAPNIPGWGFQEYLQDSRTWLEQGLVDILHPQIYRRNIFSYRCTLEQLLHKELAGIELARLAPGILMKIGSYEISANQLVQAIEFNRACDISGEVFFFYEGLRENNNALAKVLRRGPYAQSATFPSVADLNRISKNRIGLTSIWQRLIRLFNTIF from the coding sequence ATGACTATTATTGAAACTCGAGGCGTTTGGCTCACAACTACCGATAGCAAGGTTCTCCATTCTCAGGAAGGCATAGCTGAAGCAATGGACTTTCTAGCTGAGACAGGATTTAATGTTGTCTTTCCAGTTGTCTGGGGTAAGGGAGCAACACTATATCCTAGTCAAGTTATGCGGCAGAATTTCGGTATGGAAATAGACCCATCATTTCTGGGACGTGATCCTTTAGCAGAGGTAGTTTCCGCCGCGCATCGAGTTGGTCTTAAAGTCATTCCTTGGTTTGAATACGGATTTGCTAGTTCCTACAACATGAATGGGGGACAACTATTAGCAAAAAAACCAGAATGGGCTGCCCGTGATTGCAAGGGTAATTTACTTAAGAAGAACGGCTTTGAGTGGTTGAACTCTCTCAACCCAGAAGTTCAGAATTTTATGTTGAGTTTAATACTAGAAGTCACGCGAAATTACGAAGTTGATGGTATTCAAGGTGATGACCGCTTACCCGCCTTACCTTGTGAAGGCGGTTATGATCAAATTACTGTAGAACGCTATCACCAGCAGCTTGGTAAAAACCCCCCACAAAATTACAAAGACTATCAGTGGTTAAAGTGGCGTGCTGACATTCTCACAGAATTTCTTGCCCGTTTGTATCAATCAGTCAAAGCCATAAATCCTAATTTAATAGTATCAATGGCTCCTAATATTCCTGGCTGGGGATTTCAAGAGTATCTGCAAGACTCGCGGACTTGGTTAGAACAAGGGTTAGTGGATATTTTGCATCCACAGATATATCGCCGTAATATCTTTAGTTATCGATGTACACTTGAGCAGCTGCTTCATAAGGAATTAGCAGGTATAGAATTAGCAAGATTAGCGCCAGGAATTTTAATGAAAATTGGTTCCTATGAAATCAGTGCTAATCAGCTTGTACAGGCAATTGAGTTTAATCGTGCTTGTGATATTTCAGGAGAAGTATTCTTTTTTTACGAAGGTTTACGAGAAAATAATAATGCCCTTGCTAAGGTTTTACGAAGAGGCCCTTATGCCCAATCAGCGACTTTTCCCTCTGTTGCGGATCTGAATAGAATAAGTAAAAATCGTATAGGATTAACTTCTATTTGGCAAAGATTAATAAGACTTTTTAACACTATTTTCTAG
- a CDS encoding DUF2358 domain-containing protein, with translation MEHQTQINQVIETLKHDLPTLFEKDISYNIYTQDIYFQDPVNKFKGKINYRIIFWTLRFHARLFFIEIHFDLHDVYQSTEDIITATWTVRGVLRVPWQAHIFFNGYSTYKLNQDALIYKHIDTWDRRPGEILQQFFRKGKDDN, from the coding sequence GTGGAGCATCAAACGCAAATTAATCAAGTTATAGAAACTCTTAAACACGATTTACCCACACTTTTTGAAAAAGATATTTCCTACAATATTTATACACAAGATATATATTTTCAAGACCCTGTTAATAAATTTAAAGGTAAAATAAATTATCGCATCATTTTCTGGACTTTGCGTTTTCACGCTCGCTTATTTTTCATAGAAATTCATTTCGATTTGCACGATGTATATCAATCAACTGAAGATATCATCACAGCAACATGGACTGTGCGTGGTGTGTTACGTGTTCCTTGGCAAGCACACATATTTTTTAATGGATATTCTACCTATAAACTCAACCAAGATGCTTTGATATACAAACACATTGATACTTGGGATAGAAGACCTGGGGAAATTTTACAGCAGTTTTTTCGTAAGGGAAAAGATGATAATTAA
- a CDS encoding outer membrane protein assembly factor, which yields MRISSAAIFTLATLATGNVTQQATATPANNSTQNQKTANVVIPVTEVTPAQVNAIASPETVVVSQFSQNQEAAKEITDNNLIVTATDVQIVGATPELQQIISKIIKTQVGGETSQTQLQQDVAAILDTGLFANASVNSRSTKAGLNVVYQVQPVVVRSLQFSGAKALNYQQALKPFQSQIGKPISPANLQQAVQQINQWYADNGYKVARVLSITPSREGVLTIDVAEGLVGDIKFRFVNDQGQTVDEQGKPIAGRTKTDFLRQQIKLKPGELFQENLVKQDLQQLYKLGLFDSVNVALEGDASKLDVIYQLQERGARSVNVGGNYNADQGLVGSLSFQDQNVGGVNNSLGANLQVGARDLQFDTKFTNPYRSNNPDALGYSVGAFRNRELSNTFDDEIKLANGDKVREGQFGGGLTFQRPIEGWDTSLGFNYSRTSIRDSNGKITPVDAQGNPLSFSGTGIDDLTTVSFVASKDNRDNPANPTQGSVLRLKTEQSIPIGQGEISMNRLEANYSQFVPIKLFDSQQPQVFAVNLQAGTVIGDLPPYQTFNLGGPNSVRGYDSGQLGSGRSYVLASAEYRFPVWQNFGGVVFGDFASDLGSGDTVLGNPAGVRGKPGIGFGYGAGIRFNSPLGLIRADYGINDQGEGKFHFGIGQRF from the coding sequence ATGCGAATTTCTTCTGCTGCAATTTTTACTTTAGCTACTTTAGCCACTGGCAATGTGACTCAGCAAGCAACAGCTACGCCTGCCAATAATTCTACTCAGAATCAAAAAACTGCAAATGTAGTAATACCAGTAACTGAAGTCACACCTGCACAGGTAAATGCGATCGCATCACCAGAAACAGTTGTCGTTTCCCAATTTTCTCAAAACCAAGAGGCAGCTAAAGAAATTACTGACAATAATTTAATAGTGACGGCGACGGATGTACAAATTGTTGGTGCAACACCAGAATTGCAGCAGATTATAAGCAAGATTATCAAAACTCAAGTTGGCGGCGAAACTAGCCAAACTCAGTTACAACAAGATGTAGCAGCAATTTTAGACACTGGTTTATTTGCTAATGCCAGTGTTAATAGCCGCAGTACCAAGGCAGGATTAAATGTAGTCTATCAAGTGCAACCTGTCGTAGTGCGATCGCTACAATTTTCTGGTGCAAAAGCCCTTAACTATCAGCAAGCCTTAAAACCATTTCAATCTCAAATCGGGAAGCCAATTAGCCCTGCAAACTTGCAGCAAGCAGTACAGCAAATCAATCAATGGTACGCTGACAACGGTTACAAAGTAGCCAGAGTATTGTCAATCACACCCAGTCGTGAAGGAGTTTTAACTATCGATGTGGCAGAAGGGTTAGTAGGCGATATTAAGTTTCGCTTTGTCAACGACCAAGGACAAACAGTCGATGAACAAGGTAAACCAATAGCAGGACGGACGAAAACAGATTTTCTCCGACAACAAATAAAACTTAAGCCAGGTGAACTTTTTCAAGAAAATCTAGTTAAACAAGACTTACAACAGTTATACAAATTAGGACTATTTGACAGCGTCAATGTCGCCCTAGAAGGCGATGCAAGCAAGCTAGACGTCATTTACCAACTCCAGGAAAGGGGCGCGCGTTCTGTGAATGTCGGAGGCAATTATAACGCTGACCAAGGTTTAGTGGGTAGTCTTTCCTTTCAAGACCAGAATGTCGGTGGTGTGAACAACTCTTTGGGTGCTAATCTGCAAGTAGGCGCGCGTGACCTCCAGTTTGATACTAAGTTTACTAATCCCTATCGCAGCAATAACCCTGATGCCCTTGGTTACAGTGTAGGTGCTTTCCGTAATCGGGAACTGTCGAATACCTTTGATGATGAAATTAAATTAGCTAATGGCGATAAAGTCCGGGAAGGACAATTTGGTGGTGGTTTAACATTCCAGCGACCAATTGAAGGTTGGGATACCAGCTTAGGATTTAATTACAGTCGTACTAGCATTCGTGATAGCAACGGCAAAATTACCCCTGTCGATGCCCAAGGTAATCCTTTATCTTTTAGTGGTACAGGTATTGACGACTTGACAACTGTATCTTTTGTAGCTAGCAAAGACAATCGGGATAATCCCGCTAATCCAACTCAAGGATCTGTTTTACGTTTGAAAACAGAACAATCAATTCCCATTGGTCAGGGTGAAATTTCGATGAATCGCCTGGAAGCAAATTATAGTCAATTTGTGCCAATTAAATTATTTGACTCTCAACAGCCACAGGTATTTGCTGTGAATCTGCAAGCTGGAACCGTGATTGGCGATTTGCCGCCCTATCAAACATTTAACTTGGGTGGGCCGAATTCTGTACGTGGTTATGATTCTGGTCAGCTTGGTAGTGGTCGGAGTTACGTATTGGCTTCAGCAGAATACCGCTTTCCTGTGTGGCAAAATTTTGGTGGCGTTGTGTTTGGTGACTTCGCTTCTGACTTGGGTTCTGGTGACACTGTACTCGGCAACCCGGCGGGAGTACGTGGTAAACCAGGTATTGGTTTTGGTTACGGGGCAGGTATACGCTTTAATTCACCCTTAGGCTTAATTCGCGCTGACTACGGCATCAATGACCAAGGTGAAGGTAAATTTCACTTTGGTATCGGTCAGCGTTTTTGA
- a CDS encoding serine/threonine-protein kinase: MPRSKSQIPNQNTMLAGTKLQGGKYTLDQEIGRGGFGITFKATHHFLNHVVVIKTLNEKLRQHPDFAKFERQFQDEARRLATCIHPNIVRVSDFFVETGLPYMVMEYIPGDTLGEAYVLPGIPLPEATAIHYIRQIGAALQVVHQNGLLHRDVKPDNIILRQGTQEVVLIDFGIAREFNSGVRQTHTGMVSEGYSPIEQYLSQATRTPATDVYGLAATLYSLLTGQVPMPALLRDREQMPTPRELQPHLSAAVNQAVMRGMAIEAKFRPQTVAEWLKLLPGEGINQIAAPVVTQTVPTIDLSAQLHQENLPKQKIANQKKFSSLFAKINPASKKLRSPKVLLGSGVAVIAATAGFGITTMFNKPQQPTPKPVFQQPNQTTSAEIRSTDTPSPTPSQTSQSTVNSANVSTTSKRRSKRNRRYSQPETSNRNSTEESTRNNSTTEDLQQGQSSQQVSSPTTPSTSSSPSLVEKLREIRNSRQNSPSPSSVNQSAPPSSVKIKLSPPPPSTNDSSSVVVPILPNRGSKQSNPPEVVVPTQEVKQNLNFGSQSGQKPQKEVKQEKSETTTQTEDN, from the coding sequence ATGCCCAGATCTAAATCTCAAATCCCAAATCAAAACACTATGCTAGCTGGTACAAAATTGCAGGGTGGAAAGTATACCTTAGACCAAGAAATTGGTCGGGGTGGCTTTGGCATAACTTTCAAAGCTACTCATCACTTTTTAAACCATGTAGTAGTGATTAAAACTCTAAATGAAAAGCTAAGACAACATCCTGATTTTGCCAAGTTTGAGCGTCAGTTTCAGGATGAGGCCAGGCGCTTGGCTACATGTATCCACCCCAATATTGTCCGGGTCAGCGACTTTTTTGTCGAGACTGGGCTGCCATACATGGTGATGGAGTACATTCCAGGTGATACTTTAGGGGAAGCATACGTTTTACCTGGCATTCCTCTACCAGAGGCGACAGCGATTCATTATATCCGGCAAATCGGGGCTGCTTTACAAGTAGTGCATCAAAATGGTCTACTGCACCGAGATGTTAAACCGGATAATATTATTCTCCGGCAAGGAACTCAGGAAGTAGTACTGATTGATTTTGGTATTGCCCGCGAATTTAATAGTGGAGTGAGGCAGACTCACACGGGTATGGTCTCTGAGGGTTATTCACCAATTGAACAATACTTATCGCAAGCAACGCGTACACCTGCAACTGATGTTTACGGTTTAGCAGCAACCTTGTATTCATTGTTAACCGGACAAGTACCGATGCCCGCATTATTGCGCGATCGCGAACAAATGCCCACACCCCGCGAGTTGCAACCTCACTTAAGTGCAGCAGTAAATCAAGCTGTGATGCGTGGTATGGCAATTGAAGCCAAGTTCCGCCCCCAAACAGTGGCAGAGTGGTTGAAACTACTACCAGGGGAAGGAATAAATCAGATAGCAGCGCCCGTGGTTACGCAAACAGTGCCAACTATTGATTTATCTGCCCAGTTGCACCAAGAAAACTTACCTAAACAAAAAATAGCGAATCAAAAAAAATTTTCATCACTGTTTGCCAAAATTAATCCTGCTAGTAAAAAACTGCGATCGCCAAAAGTACTTCTGGGTAGTGGTGTAGCTGTGATTGCTGCAACAGCAGGTTTTGGTATAACCACCATGTTTAACAAGCCGCAGCAACCAACTCCTAAACCAGTTTTTCAACAACCGAATCAAACTACTTCCGCAGAAATACGATCCACAGATACACCCTCGCCAACACCCTCACAGACTTCCCAGTCAACAGTCAACTCTGCAAACGTCTCTACTACTTCCAAGCGACGTAGCAAGCGCAATCGGCGTTATTCCCAACCAGAAACCTCAAATCGCAATTCCACAGAAGAATCAACTAGAAATAACTCTACTACTGAAGATTTACAACAGGGACAATCTTCACAACAAGTATCATCACCTACTACGCCCAGTACTTCTTCTTCACCATCTCTAGTAGAAAAACTGCGAGAAATACGTAACTCTCGTCAAAATTCTCCTTCTCCATCTTCAGTAAATCAGTCAGCACCACCATCTTCAGTTAAAATCAAGCTTTCTCCACCACCGCCATCAACAAATGACTCTAGTTCAGTTGTTGTGCCAATCTTGCCCAACAGGGGATCAAAACAGTCAAATCCCCCAGAGGTTGTAGTTCCAACTCAGGAAGTTAAACAAAATCTTAACTTTGGTAGTCAATCAGGACAAAAGCCACAAAAGGAAGTTAAACAAGAAAAGAGTGAGACAACAACACAAACTGAGGATAATTAG
- a CDS encoding SPFH domain-containing protein, protein MRQTIREFPAFRVNGFVVLLVVVAIAILGSLWIFSRVQGLEALLGRGLKVTDFIDEGTAELIAAALATLLVVIIPSVSGFLTVEPNQAVVLTFLGRYVGTIREPGFWWTNPLTNKQKVSLRVRNFNSKIIKVNDAEGNPIEIAAVVVWQVLDSSKSKFSVDDYQEFVAIQSETAIRALAIRYPYDAPDDIERPSLRGIPDEIVRVLQTELQARLEVAGVEVIEARLSHLAYAPEIAQMMLRRQQAKALIDARRQIVEGAVGMVNEALNRLNESHMLDLDDERKAAMINNLLVVLTSEQTAQPVINTGSLYN, encoded by the coding sequence ATGCGCCAGACGATTCGGGAGTTTCCTGCATTTCGAGTCAATGGGTTTGTAGTCTTGTTAGTCGTGGTTGCGATCGCGATTTTGGGTAGTTTGTGGATATTTTCTAGGGTGCAGGGTTTGGAAGCATTGCTGGGTAGAGGATTGAAAGTTACTGACTTTATTGATGAAGGAACGGCTGAACTAATAGCAGCAGCACTAGCTACGTTACTTGTTGTCATTATTCCATCAGTGTCAGGATTTCTAACTGTCGAACCAAACCAAGCCGTAGTACTGACGTTTCTAGGCCGTTATGTCGGTACTATACGTGAACCTGGATTTTGGTGGACAAACCCCTTGACAAACAAACAAAAAGTTTCACTGCGGGTTCGTAATTTCAATAGTAAAATCATCAAAGTCAACGATGCAGAAGGAAACCCAATTGAAATAGCCGCAGTTGTTGTTTGGCAAGTATTAGATTCTTCTAAATCGAAGTTTTCAGTTGATGATTATCAAGAATTTGTTGCCATTCAAAGTGAGACAGCAATTCGGGCGTTAGCAATTCGCTATCCTTACGACGCACCTGACGATATCGAACGTCCTTCACTGCGTGGTATCCCTGATGAAATTGTGCGTGTTCTACAAACTGAACTGCAAGCACGTTTAGAAGTGGCTGGAGTTGAAGTGATTGAAGCACGACTATCCCACTTAGCTTATGCACCAGAAATCGCACAGATGATGTTGCGACGACAACAAGCAAAAGCCTTGATAGACGCACGGCGACAAATAGTTGAAGGTGCAGTTGGGATGGTGAACGAAGCACTGAACCGCCTCAATGAGTCACACATGCTTGATTTAGATGATGAACGCAAAGCTGCAATGATCAATAACTTACTGGTTGTCTTAACTTCCGAACAAACTGCTCAACCTGTAATTAATACTGGCAGCCTTTACAACTAA
- a CDS encoding carbohydrate ABC transporter permease, which yields MSKPLGNLKYSSFWSLAVLLLGGLIVLLPLFVVFLTSLAPPGTTHTLLLQNGWSLANYHEAWRRGKFLLAFANSSLVALAVTGFQIVTSALAGYALARLKFRGRQTLLLIVLATLVIPFQLLVIPIFLVLKWGHLINTYWALILPTAANGFGIFLLRQYFLTIPVELEEAAAIDGANRVQILWQILLPLARPALVTLFLFTFIGEWNDLFKPLVFTTKPELRTVQLALAEFQEQFTNNWPLLMAAVTITTVPILFLFLLGQRQLIQGIATTGIKN from the coding sequence ATGTCCAAACCACTCGGGAATCTTAAATACTCTTCTTTTTGGAGTCTGGCAGTACTTTTGTTAGGGGGCTTGATTGTCTTATTACCCCTTTTTGTAGTTTTCTTGACATCTCTTGCACCACCTGGGACTACTCATACTCTGCTTCTTCAGAACGGTTGGTCTTTAGCTAACTACCATGAGGCTTGGCGACGAGGTAAATTCTTGCTCGCATTTGCTAATTCTAGCTTGGTAGCATTAGCTGTCACGGGTTTTCAAATAGTGACTTCTGCATTGGCAGGTTATGCCCTAGCAAGGCTCAAATTTCGTGGCAGACAAACATTGCTATTGATTGTGTTAGCCACACTGGTAATTCCCTTTCAATTACTCGTGATTCCTATATTTTTGGTCTTGAAATGGGGACACCTAATTAACACTTACTGGGCTTTGATTTTACCAACCGCTGCTAATGGTTTTGGTATTTTCTTATTACGACAGTATTTCTTAACAATACCTGTAGAGTTAGAAGAAGCAGCAGCAATAGACGGGGCCAACCGAGTACAAATCTTGTGGCAAATACTATTGCCTTTAGCACGTCCAGCCTTAGTAACTTTGTTTCTGTTTACCTTTATCGGTGAATGGAATGATTTATTTAAGCCGTTAGTGTTTACCACAAAACCAGAATTGAGAACTGTACAGCTAGCTTTGGCTGAGTTCCAGGAGCAATTTACCAATAACTGGCCTTTGCTAATGGCGGCAGTAACTATAACCACTGTACCGATTTTATTTTTATTTCTTCTTGGCCAGCGTCAATTGATTCAGGGTATTGCCACGACAGGAATTAAGAATTAA
- a CDS encoding aldehyde oxygenase (deformylating) — MQQLADQPEIDFKSETYKDAYSRINAIVIEGEQEAHENYLKLAELLSEHKDELIRLSKMESRHKKGFEACGRNLQVTPDMDFAKQFFAQLHQNFQVAAQEGKIVTCLLIQSLIIECFAIAAYNIYIPVADDFARKITEGVVKDEYSHLNFGEVWLKEHFEESKAELEEANRQNLPIVWQMLNQVADDAEVLAMEKEALVEDFMIQYGEALSNIGFNTRDIMRLSAYGLRAA; from the coding sequence ATGCAGCAGCTAGCAGATCAACCAGAAATTGATTTCAAGAGCGAAACCTATAAAGACGCCTATAGTCGCATTAATGCAATTGTGATTGAAGGGGAACAAGAAGCGCATGAAAATTACCTGAAACTTGCTGAACTGCTGAGCGAACACAAAGATGAGCTAATTCGTCTTTCCAAAATGGAAAGTCGTCATAAAAAGGGATTTGAAGCCTGTGGGCGTAATCTTCAAGTAACCCCAGATATGGATTTTGCTAAACAATTTTTTGCCCAACTGCATCAAAATTTTCAAGTAGCAGCACAAGAAGGCAAAATCGTTACTTGTTTGCTGATTCAATCCTTAATCATTGAATGTTTTGCGATCGCAGCATACAACATCTATATCCCTGTTGCTGATGATTTTGCCCGTAAAATTACTGAAGGTGTTGTCAAAGATGAATATAGTCACCTAAATTTTGGAGAAGTTTGGTTAAAAGAACACTTTGAAGAATCAAAAGCTGAATTAGAAGAAGCTAATCGCCAAAATCTTCCTATTGTTTGGCAAATGCTTAACCAAGTTGCAGATGATGCCGAAGTATTGGCAATGGAAAAAGAAGCGTTGGTAGAAGATTTTATGATTCAATACGGTGAAGCTTTAAGTAATATTGGCTTCAATACCCGCGATATCATGCGTCTGTCTGCCTATGGACTCAGAGCCGCGTAA